The region ACACCGCCGCGCACGGCGGCTTCGCGGTACAGCAGGACTTCCAGGCCCGGAAACGCAAACGGAACGATGACCTGGGGCGAGTCCGGCGGTAGATCGGGCTCGGGGAGAACAGTCAGTAGCCCAGTGCGGTCGGGAAGGACTTGGAGGACTCGGTCGAACTCAATGCCCTCGCGCTCATTACCGTAACGCAGGTACAAAGAGCGGTCGTCGCCCACGAGGCTCCACACTTCCCGCCCTCGGAACAGCAGTGGCCTATTACCCGTGTCGGGAAGGTTCCCGATCCGAACTTCGATATCGAGGTCCGGAGACTGTCCGTCCACGAGGAACCGGCTGTCCGGCTCGGGGCAGTGCAGCCTGACATGGGGTTGCACGGTCCAGGCCCGCGCGCTCATCCCGGCGATGCGGATCTGTAACTCATGCACCATGGGCCGGACTGCCTCCGGGGGAATGATTCCCGCAACACTTCACGACCAATGAAAACCGGTGCCACCTGAACGGGCAGCACCGGGGTTATTACACGACAGGAGATGCGCACGAGCATACCCGCGCACATCTCGACCACCTACGTCTCAACGGAAGCGGGAACTGTACCTAACCCGAAACCGAGAGACTACAGGATGGTTGCCTTAGGAGCCCGCGGCAAACTCCTGGATACCGCCAGGCTGGCAGCTCGGGAGCTGGACCGGCCCTACCATCTTGCACGCGGCCACGACTGCGTCTTCCGGGCGGATCGCGAAGCGCGACACGGTCGGCTTGACGTAAGTCTTCTTCATAAGTGCCATCCCTCTCGTTTCATCGGGAACAAAGTCCAGCCAAGTACATACCCGTCACCACGCATAACATTAGCATATACGCCTTCTCCATGCAAGAGACATTTGGTATCCAGGAGATAAAGGTTCACTAAAGATGTGCCGATAATATGCAGAGCGCTCGCGGATTGGGTCATAGCAGGCACACTGTCGCCTCTATCTTACGGAAGAATCCACGAATCACCCGAGGTAGATTTGATGCCTCGAGTGCCACGGACGCAACACCTGCACCTTCGTTACTTCGACCTAGCCCTTTGGCGCCCCCGATCCACCCGACTATTTGTCGCAACCAAAAGAAGGTCTTTCGGGGCCGTGAGAGAAATGAGCACGCAGCGGTTGCCGTCTCACGCTGACATGGGAGTGATCTCAGTGCGCGTCACAATGCTTTGCGCCGCCATCGCCCTCAGTCTGGCAATCTCGGCGGATGTGACCACACAGCCTGCCGCGGCCTCGGCTGCACACGACCTGCTTCGCGCCACCGCGCCTGGAGCTTTCTCAGTCCGCTATCTGCCGGACCGCGCCCTCATCTCAACCAGCGCATCCGAACCCTTCCGGCTCAGCATCCACCTGCCGCGGCCGCCTCTGTGGGCCTATCTGAACGGTAAGCCCTTTGCTGTTGATGCAGTAACCTGGGACGAAACCGGCAGGATGGCGACGGTTGCTCTCGAGGCTGGGACCCACTCAGCGGAGATCGGCTGGGCGGGCACGGGAGAGCGACCTGCGCCGGGGCAGACGATCCCCCTGCTCGTCGGCGGCACCCGCATTGCCCAGCTTCCTGTGAGCTTCACCTTCGACAGGTTGGAAGCTCAGGGGACGGTGAAGCTACCTCTCGGCGTGGCTCGGGTGTGGCTCGATGGCTGCCCGCAAGACGAGGCGCCTCCGGCTGTGGTCAGGTTGGGCAACGACTCAGTCTCCGAATGGCGACGTGTGCGCGACCGCTGGCAGGGACGCGGCCACGTGATTACGTCCGGAGAGAGCCTTGTCTCCTTGGTCTATTCCGGCAACGGACTCCTGACCAGTCCCATCGTAGCCGTCGAAATCGAGCCTCTATCCATCGCTGCAGACCCCGTGAAGGTCGACGCTATGCCGGACACGGGCATCCTGATTGAGGCCGAAGACTTCGTTGCGCAGGGCAATGGCGACGTGAAGATATCCGAGGGGGAGCACGTGGATCAACACGGTGGCAAGAGCATCTACACCTTCACCGGCGACGGCCACTGGCTCGAATGGGAATTCACCGTGCCGCAGGATGGCAAGTATGACTTGTTCGCAAGAGTGGCCACGGGTGAAGCCATGTCCTTCCGCGAAATCACCGTGGACGGGGAGTTCCCGGCACCGGGATATCGGCTGGTGAGATTTCCGGGCACGGGCGGCTGGGCGCACTCGCCAGGCGAGTGGTGGGCGATGCACGTCGCGGGGGCCAGCGACGCTCTGCCCGCGCTGGATCTCAAGGCGGGGACTCACAGACTGAGGGTTACGGGCGTCTTCCAGTACCACCTGAACGTGGACTATTTCGTCCTGCGACGTCGGTAATTTCCAGGGCCTCCCACGGCGCAGGGGGGGCGCGGCTTATTCCCCGAACATCGCGATGCCCTGGGGAGGCGTGCCATCCTCGCCCAGGAGCACGATCTCGCCGCTGGCCGGCTCATCCTGCCAAAGGTGCAGAAACAGGTAGCCGGTGGCATCGTGCTGGCCGATGACGAGGCCGTGCCGCCACTTTACCCCCGGCGGGGCGACCGGCGAGAGATCGGCCGCGGAGCGCCCTCGCATGTCGTGAATGAGCAGCCGCTCAGCGGTCTTGCGCTCCTTGCTGCTGTGGCTGTTGATCAGGAGAGTGGCCGTTCGTTCCCCGGACAAACAATGGAAATCCATCACTCTCCCGCCGCCTGTCTCCAGGGTCCGAACGCTTCCCCGGCGCAGAGGGATCATCCTCAGCTTATTCGTTGTATCCAACGCGAAGACAGAGCGGATGTTGGCGGCAAGGACAGTGTCACGGAACCTGAGTTCGGGCGTCAGCGTGTCCGTCTGTCCATCGGGCCAGATCTGAACCAGCCTGCAGTTGGACGCCGCGCCGACACCGGTGTTGCCGGCGGTGCGCACAAGTGCGAACAGTGGCATTCCTGATGGATGCCAGGCGACGCGCGCCACATCCTCGGCCAGCGGGCCAAGCCACTCGCCTCTGTCGCCCAGCGACCAAAGCTGCCTCACTGGCTTACCCGATGGCCCGGGGCGCTCCAGAATACAGGCGACCCGCACCCCATCGGGCGCGGCCTCGAGTTGGGTCACTCGCCCGCGCACGGGTGGGCCCATTACGCCGATATGGTGTCCCGCGCTGGTGACTTCGAACACCGCTGTGCTGTCCGAGACTCCTCTGGCGGTAGAGATCCCTTCGCTGCCCCTGCGTACGGCGCAAGCGAGCACCATGTTGGTGCTGCCCGGAATCGATGACAGGCGGGGCGAAGTGATGCCCGGTACATCGTGCACCGCGACAACCGCGCCTTTGAGCAGCCTGACCGCGACTGCCCGTGCCACTGGGGTGCCGTCGGCCTCGGCGTCCATCCGGAACAGTGCATCGCCCTCGCCCCAGATCATCGACGCAATCGGCCCCAGGGCCTCTCGTACGCCGGCGGCACGTGGCAGCTCCCAGTGACGCCGAAGCACCGGCTCGGAAGCGGCCCCGCGCGTGGGCGCGCTCACGTGGACGCGGAAGGCGCTACTTTCCACGAAGTCGGGGCGCAACGGGCTATAGAGCCAATCTGCTGTGTTGGAGTCCAGGGGATCGGCAGGGATTCGGGCCAGGAAGCGGCGCGAAGCACCGCGTGTCGTATTGGACTCCACCGTGTTCCCTGCCTCGTCAATGCCCGATTTCGGCGCAGTTGACCTGGTCAGCGCCTCAAGCGATTTGGGAAAACATCCGTAGGAAGACGCGAAATCGACGATTGCCTCCCGCAGCAGGGACAGCTCCTCATCCAATGCGGTTTTCAAAGACCCTGCGCGTTCCTCCACCTGGGCCTGAGACTGCGTGGAAACCCCGACTCGTGGCGTCAGGAGGGTCCAGACCAGCGCAATTACCAGGAACTCAGCGCACACCACCTGCCCCCGCAGAGAACCTGCAAGCCCCAGCTGAAGCAGGGCGCCCGCGAGGGCGGCGAGCGCGGTAATGGCAAGGAGCGCTGTGCTCTGAGCGATGGCCAGGGACTCGGTGGACCCCAGACGGGAGGCTTCACGCATGGCCGGGGAGGGTGCGAAGACCACTGTCACCGCCAGCGCTGCCCAGACCACGCTCGCAGTCAGGGCGAACAACCACCTGCCTCGGGCCTGACCGCGGCGGTTGCGGACCACGAAGATGATGCAGGCCAGGGACCAGGCGAGAAGCAGCGCTCCCCACCAGCATGTGGATAGCAGCGGCAACTGCCCGGACACGAACAGCCGCACCGGCCGCAGCGAATCCAGACTTCCCCCCAGCGCGTGAAAAACAGCAGGCAGGAGCAACACCGCACCGCAGTACACCAGCAGCCGCCCCACATAGCCCACCGCGGACGGCTCATTCCCGTGTTTTTCGCGCGCTGATGATTGGTCGGCGGTCAGCCCAGCGCCCCATAGCAGCAGCCCCGCCGCCAGCAGGATGAGCAGCGGGATGAGCGACCTTGCTCGCGCTGCTCCCGGCCGCTGTCGGCTCTGCGTGGCAGCCAGGTCGCGCGTGCGCGCCACGTGCACCCGAAAAGCCGCGCCCTTCGGGTCTGCTACGAAACTCAAATCCGCAAGCCTCGCCGGCGGCAGCAATCCGAAAAACCGCGTGGCCCACAGTTTGGCCCAGCGCGGGTCACGCACCCCCATCCAGCGCCGGGTCTCGTAGTGCAAATCCGAGTACTCGCAGGCGCCCCGCACCACTGCTTCCCGAGCGAGCTTGCCCTGCGCTTCGCGCGCACGGTAGTCCTCATAGCTCTCGCCCGGCTCCAGAGTCACTTGCCGGGTCAGGTCCGCCGCCGCCCATGATGCCACGACCACCGGCGTGGTCCCGAGCACCACGATCTCCAGCGCCGTCACCTGTGGCGCACCCAGGCGCGACAGTGCCAGGGGGTAGATTGGCCCCCTGGTGGCGAAGCGAATGCCCAGGGGGCGCAGACGCGCTGACACCCGCTTCTCGCTGTCCGCTTGCGGGTAAACCTTTACCACGACGAACCGCCAGTCACGGTCCAGGTAGCGCTTGATTGCCGTCTCGAAGCCCGGCGGGACCTGGTACCCTGCCCACCCAAGCCACTCTGCCAGGCGTTCGCAGTTCCGGCGATTCGGCCGGTCGATGCGGTAGTCACCCGTAGCCAGCCAGTCACTGGCGCGCGCCGCCGAATAGTAAGGGACGCCTGTGATCGCATCCGCCCCGTCGTCCCGGACATCCCCGGAACTTCCCGAATCCATGATCTCCGTGGAAACAAGCGGCGCGGTGTGCTCGAATACCGCGTCAATGAACTCCTGGGAAGCCAGGAATACGTCGTCGGGGCCCGGGCGTTCCGGCACAGGGATGATCCAACAGAATTCCTTCAGGGGGCCGTGGTAGGACGGCTGCAATAAGAGGACCTGCGAATCGGCGTCGGGGCGGTAGATGATAGCACGGTGCACCGGCAGACGTGGCACCACCGGCTTTGTTTCACCCCAGGCAGACTCGGAGGGCACCAGCAGGCCCGACGCCCGGGCGGGCACCACGCTCATCATGGGAATCGTGATCAGGACAACTGCACTGCGCAGCCTCATCTTGCGATGCTACCGGCCCCTTTGTGAGAGCATGCACCCGCAGGCTGCGGACCGCAATGCCGGAGAACCTCGCGCCGTGGAATCAGGGAGGGTATATTCTCAGCGTTAGACCCTTCTGCGGCCGGTTGGTTTCCGCCGCAGCATTCCGGTGAACGCGCGGCCCCGCCGTAAGATTTCCCTTGGCGCCCTGAACAAAGCTCCGGCCCACGCGTCTATGAGCGTGAAAACTACTATTGACAGTAGTAAGTCAGACGACTATAATCCATACAAGTATGAGGAGGGTGAGAGGTGTAAGACCCATGAGCCTTATAGCAAAGGGGTTCCTGACGTGCACCTTGACAACCGTGGCAATCGCTTTCAGCAGCATCGCCGCGAATGCCCAGACTCTCTGGTACCGCGGGTATTTCGATGGCGAAGTCACGCTCCGCGATGGTCCGGGTGCGGGAGCTTACTACCGGCCATCTCGCCCCACCACCTACCCGCTTTACGAAGCAGAACGCTTTTCGGACTACCTTCCGTGCAGCACTTGTGGGGCCTACCACCGATCAGGGTATTACTCGCCCGCCACCGGTAAGGTCTGCGAGGGAAACGGCACTCACCTGGACCCGGATATCGTTTACAGGCGCGCTCCAGACCTGCTACCCGGTCAGTACTACTACGAGAAACAGAACCACTACAACTTCCGCACACCGATCACTGCCGGATGGCCTTACGTGAAGTATGAGCAGCGTTCCGAACAGAGCGGGCCATACAGCATGGGAAGGCTGTCCGAGCGATACAGGGGATCACGCAGATAGCCCAACCGCTGTTGAGTCGAATCCCGGGGCCGTGCAGGCGGCCCCAAAAAAAGGGGCGCAATTACTACGACATGTAGTATCGGCGGCAACAGCCGCCAGAATAATGGAAAGGAGCTGGACAAGATGACCGCTGCTGCCACACACAGTCGTTTCGTATTGCCCGTCGTGGCTGCTCTGCTCCTATTCACCACGGCGGCGCCGAGGGCACACGCGGGGGACCTCGGCAAGATCCTGGGAGCGCTCGCGGTGGGGTATGTCACGTACGAGGTCCTTGACGGTCTCGATGACATCAGAGACAACACGCGGGGAGGATACTGCAGCCCGCCACCAGCGGCTTGTCGTCCCGCCCCGCCCCCTGTCCACGACAATTACAACCCGCCGTCCCCTTATTACCACGGTGGCGAGAGCCGCTACTGGTACAACGAGGGCTACCGGGACGGTTTCAAGGACGGCGAGCAGTACGGATACAGAGAAGGCCACGTGGATGGGTATCGGCAGGGCGAACGCAACGGCTATAGCAGAGGCGTCAAGACCGGATACCGCTA is a window of Armatimonadota bacterium DNA encoding:
- a CDS encoding carbohydrate-binding protein; the encoded protein is MRVTMLCAAIALSLAISADVTTQPAAASAAHDLLRATAPGAFSVRYLPDRALISTSASEPFRLSIHLPRPPLWAYLNGKPFAVDAVTWDETGRMATVALEAGTHSAEIGWAGTGERPAPGQTIPLLVGGTRIAQLPVSFTFDRLEAQGTVKLPLGVARVWLDGCPQDEAPPAVVRLGNDSVSEWRRVRDRWQGRGHVITSGESLVSLVYSGNGLLTSPIVAVEIEPLSIAADPVKVDAMPDTGILIEAEDFVAQGNGDVKISEGEHVDQHGGKSIYTFTGDGHWLEWEFTVPQDGKYDLFARVATGEAMSFREITVDGEFPAPGYRLVRFPGTGGWAHSPGEWWAMHVAGASDALPALDLKAGTHRLRVTGVFQYHLNVDYFVLRRR
- a CDS encoding DUF2330 domain-containing protein yields the protein MRLRSAVVLITIPMMSVVPARASGLLVPSESAWGETKPVVPRLPVHRAIIYRPDADSQVLLLQPSYHGPLKEFCWIIPVPERPGPDDVFLASQEFIDAVFEHTAPLVSTEIMDSGSSGDVRDDGADAITGVPYYSAARASDWLATGDYRIDRPNRRNCERLAEWLGWAGYQVPPGFETAIKRYLDRDWRFVVVKVYPQADSEKRVSARLRPLGIRFATRGPIYPLALSRLGAPQVTALEIVVLGTTPVVVASWAAADLTRQVTLEPGESYEDYRAREAQGKLAREAVVRGACEYSDLHYETRRWMGVRDPRWAKLWATRFFGLLPPARLADLSFVADPKGAAFRVHVARTRDLAATQSRQRPGAARARSLIPLLILLAAGLLLWGAGLTADQSSAREKHGNEPSAVGYVGRLLVYCGAVLLLPAVFHALGGSLDSLRPVRLFVSGQLPLLSTCWWGALLLAWSLACIIFVVRNRRGQARGRWLFALTASVVWAALAVTVVFAPSPAMREASRLGSTESLAIAQSTALLAITALAALAGALLQLGLAGSLRGQVVCAEFLVIALVWTLLTPRVGVSTQSQAQVEERAGSLKTALDEELSLLREAIVDFASSYGCFPKSLEALTRSTAPKSGIDEAGNTVESNTTRGASRRFLARIPADPLDSNTADWLYSPLRPDFVESSAFRVHVSAPTRGAASEPVLRRHWELPRAAGVREALGPIASMIWGEGDALFRMDAEADGTPVARAVAVRLLKGAVVAVHDVPGITSPRLSSIPGSTNMVLACAVRRGSEGISTARGVSDSTAVFEVTSAGHHIGVMGPPVRGRVTQLEAAPDGVRVACILERPGPSGKPVRQLWSLGDRGEWLGPLAEDVARVAWHPSGMPLFALVRTAGNTGVGAASNCRLVQIWPDGQTDTLTPELRFRDTVLAANIRSVFALDTTNKLRMIPLRRGSVRTLETGGGRVMDFHCLSGERTATLLINSHSSKERKTAERLLIHDMRGRSAADLSPVAPPGVKWRHGLVIGQHDATGYLFLHLWQDEPASGEIVLLGEDGTPPQGIAMFGE